DNA from bacterium:
CCTCCCAAGACGGGGTGGATGAAGACACCAGTGGATTTCAGGCCCGGCACCTGGTGTTACAGCGCCCTGCCCAAGAATCTGAGGGTGCTGGGGCTTCCCAACCCCAGGGACTGGCAGCCTTCGGACGAGGACTGGAAGCTGCCTCCCAACTGGAAGGAAACCATAATCAGGGGATTCAAGGAGAGGCTGGACAGGTTCCGCTCCTTCAAACTCTTCTTGGATATATGCGTGCGCTGTGGGGCATGCGCTGACAAATGTCACTTTTACATCGGCTCAGGGGATCCCAAGAACATGCCGGTCTTGAGGGCGGAGCTGATCAGGTCTGTTTACAGACGTTATTTCACTGCTGCAGGCAAGATCCTGGGCGAGCTTTGTGGCGCCAGGGACCTCACAGAGGATGTACTGAAGGAGTGGTTTTACTACTTTTACCAGTGCACAGAGTGCCGACGCTGTTCGGTATTCTGCCCTTATGGCATAGACCAGGCCGAGATCACCATGATGGGCCGGGAGCTTCTGAACCTGGTGGGCTGCAACATAAACTGGATCTTGGAGCCTGCAGCAAACTGTTACAGAACAGGGAATCATCTGGGCATCCAACCTCACACCTTCAAGGACATGATAGAGTTTTTCCTTGATGACATAGAAAACATAACAGGCATAAGAATAGAGCCCAGCTTCAATAGAAAAGGGGCTGAAATCCTCTTTGTGACTCCCTCCGGAGACGTGTTTGCAGACCCGGGCACCTATACTCTCATGGGGTATCTGATGCTCTTCCATGAGATAGGCCTGGATTATACCTGGAGCACTTACGCCTCCGAAGGAGGTAACTTTGGGCTTTTCTCTTCCCACGAGATAATGAAAAGGCTCAATGCCAAGATGTACGCCGAGGCCAAACGCCTGGGGGTCAAGTGGATCCTGGGAGGGGAGTGCGGCCACATGTGGAGGGTCATACACCAGTACATGAACACCATGAACGGTCCGGCGGACTTCCTGGAAGAGCCTGTCTCACCCATTACTGGTACCAAGTTTGAAAATGCCAAGGCCACCAAGATGGTGCACATAGTGGAATTTACGGCTGATCTTATCCGCAACAAGAAGCTGAAGCTGGACCCCAGCAGAAACGACCACCTGAGGGTGACCTTCCACGATTCCTGCAACCCGGCCAGGGCCATGGGCTTTTTTGAGGAGCCCAGGTACGTGCTAAAGAATGTGTGCAACAACTTCTTCGAGATGCCCGAGGAAACCATAAGGGAAAAGACCTTCTGCTGCGGTGGTGGAGCAGGGCTGGGCACAGACGAGAACCTGGAGATGAGAATGCGCGGGGGCTTCCCCAGGGCCAACGCGGTTCAGTACGTGCACGAAAAGCACGGAGTGAATCGTCTGGCCTGTATATGCGCCATAGACAGGGCAACGCTCCACTCTCTTATGGATTACTGGGTCCCGGAGGTTCAGGTGACCGGCATTCACGAGCTTGTGGGCAATGCCCTGGTGATGAAAGGGGAGAAACCTCGGGAGTTGGATCTGCGAGGAGAGCCTCTCATGGGAACGGAGGGCGGCGGGGATGTATAACGCGGGAAAGATCATAATCGGACTTGTGGTCTTTGTGGCTCTAATGACTTTCCCTTTCTGGTACAACGCAGGGAGGGCTGCTGTGGCCCCTGAGCTGGTACTGCCCACCAAAGAAAAGCAATGCGTGGAGTCCACCTCTTTCATGCGGGCCAAACACATGGAGCTCATAGATGAGTGGCGCCATGCAGTGGTAAGGGAGGGCCAGAGGATATATGTGGGCCTGGGAGGCAAGAAGTTCGACATGAGCCTCCAGAACACGTGCATGAGCTGTCACAATGAGAAGGAGAAATTCTGCGATCGTTGTCACACCTACGTGGCAGTGTCACCCAACTGCTGGTCCTGCCACCTAGAGCCCAAGGAGATGAAGTGATGGAGCGCAGCCGACGCAGCTTCCTTAAGATCGCCGGGATCTCGGTCTTGGGGGTGGGGGCCAAGCCTCTTTCCCAAGCTCTGGCAGCAGCTCAGGGCTCCAAGACAGGCCCGGATCCCAGGGCGCTTCCTGGGAAGCGTTGGGCCATGGTAGTGGATCTCAAGAAGCCGTGCCCCGACAACTGCCGGGACTGCTTCGAGGCCTGTCACAAGACCCACAACGTACCTTCCATGCCCAACCCCAAGGATGAGGTGAAGTGGATCTGGAATGAGAGCTTCCCGCACGCTTTTCCAGGCCAGGAGCATGATTTCCTGGACGAAGCCCTGAAGAAACATCCGGTGATAGTTCTTTGCAATCATTGTGATAATCCCCCTTGCGTGAGGGTTTGTCCCACCAAGGCCACCTTCAAGAGGGAGGATGGCATAGTGATGATGGATTATCACCGCTGCATAGGCTGCAGATTCTGCATGGCGGGCTGTCCCTTTGGGGCCAGGAGTCTGAACTGGAGGGATCCCAGGCCCTTCATAAAGGAACTGAACAAGGAGTTTCCTACCCGCACACGAGGGGTTGTGGAGAAGTGCAACTTCTGTGAAGAGAGGCTGGCCAAGGGACAGAAGCCTGCATGTGTGGAGGCCTGCAAAGAGAAAGTTCTTTTCTTTGGGGATCTCGAAGATGCTGGGAGCGAGATCAGAAGGCTTCTCAAGGTGCGAACGGCCATCCGCCGCAAACCGCAACTGGGCACCATGCCTCAGGTGTACTATCTAGTGTGAGGTGACCATGCTGGAGAAGGCTCTAGTAGGAAGCAGGAAATACTATGGCTGGGTGAGTATTCTGCTGCTCTTCATGGGGGTAGGTTTCATCTGCTACCTGCTCCAGCTCAGCGAAGGCCTGGGCATAACGGGCATGAGCAGGGATGTATCCTGGGGACTCTACATAGCCCAGTTCACCTTCCTGGTCGGGGTGGCAGCTTCGGCCGTGATGCTGGTGTTGCCTTACTACCTTCATCATTACAAGACCTTCGGCAAGATAACCATACTGGGGGAGTTCCTGGCTGTCTCTGCCGTGACCATGTGTTTGACCTTCATAATAGTGGATCTGGGTCAACCGGCCCGAGCCTTCAACGTGCTCTTATATCCCACTCCCAATTCCATCCTTTTCTGGGACATGGTCGTGCTAAACGGTTACCTTTTTCTGAACATTCTTGTGGGATGGACAGTCTTGAGTGCCGAAAAGAAAGGCTTGGCGCCACCTAGCTGGGTCAAACCCTTCATCTACATATCTATACCCTGGGCCATAAGCATCCATACTGTGACAGCCTTCATCTATGCGGGGTTACCTGGGAGAGGCTTCTGGCTGACGGCCATCATGGCTCCACGCTTTCTCTCCTCGGCCTTTGCCTCGGGACCTGCACTGCTGATCCTGTTTTGTCTCATCATCAGGAGGCTGACCAAGTTTGATCCGGGCAGGGAGGCCATTCAGACCCTGGCCAAGATCGTGACCTATGCCATGCTGGTGAGCATATTCTTCGTGCTCATGGAGCTATTTACTGCCTTCTACAGCAAGATTCCAGAGCACATGCACCATTTCCAGTATCTTTTTGTGGGCCTCCATGGCCATACTACATTGGTGCCCTGGTGGTGGGCTTTCATGATAATGGCCGTTGTGGCAGCCTATCTCCTGGTGAATCCCAGAACCCGAAGCGACGAGAGGCTCCTAGCCGTGGCCTGTGCCATGGTTTTCATCTCCCTTTGGATAGAGAAGGGGCTGGGGCTTGTGGTCACTGGCTTCATACCCAACCCCATGGACAAGGTCTTCGAATACTCGCCCACATGGCCCGAGGTTTTCATAACCCTGGGGGTTTGGGCCATGGGTTTTCTGATCTTGACCGTGCTTTACAAGATCGCGATTTCTATCAAGGAAGAAAAAGGGGTTTGAAGGTATTTGTGGCCTGGGCGAAGAAAGAGAGCTCCTGAGAGATTCAGGCCCGAGGATGGGCTTTGGCACGTGAAGGGGGGTAAGCAGTATGAAGGAAATAAAGAAGATACTCTGGCCTACGGATTTATCTGAAAATTCGGCTCTGGCACTTCCCCTGGTAACCTCCCTTTCCCAGAAGTATGGGGCTCAGATCCACCTGATCTTCGTGGCCGAGGACATAGATCAAGTGGTGAACTTCTATGGACAGGATCACCCAGGCCCAGTGAAGGAGTTCAAGGAATGGGTGATGAGGAAGGCCACCAAGCGCATGGAAGAAATCTGCCAGGCAGAGCTGGGAGGCTGCCCCTATTACCAGAAGCGGATCTTGGTGGGGGACCCGGCTCAGGAGATACTCAAGTACGTGGAGCAGGAGGGAATCGATCTGGTGGTGATGGCTACCCACGGCCATGGAGCCTCCACCCATGAGCATCGCCCAGGCCAGGCTGTTTTCGGAAGCGTGAGCGAGGAAGTGGTAAAAAACTCCCCTGTGCCGGTATTGACTGTGACCCCACCACGGAAGGGGTGAGTTGGGCTGGAAGCTCCTTGACAGCTTTGGAATGGTTCTCTAAAGTGCTTTGAAAGGCAAGGCCATGGGCCTCGGAGCCCGGCAAAAAAAGAGATCCCGCCGGGCTTCTGACTCAAAAGACGCGAGGAGGAAAGGGAGATGCCGTATCGTGTAACCGTGAACAAAGAAACATGTGACGGCGATGGAGAGTGCGTGGAGATCTGCCCGGTGGACGTCTACGAGCTGGACGCCAATGGAAAGGCGGAGCCGGTGAACATGGACGAGTGCATTGGGTGCGAAAGCTGTATAGAGGTCTGCCCCACGGATTCCATAACCGTGGAGGAGATCTGATCTGCAGCGGGCTTTGTAAAGAGCCCTGAGATCCGCGCAGCACTAACCTTGGGGGGACATGGGGACATGTTCCCCTTTTTTGCAAAGATAGTCATTATTCCAAGGACTTAGCCCGCATCAGGAAATCAATCCGGATCCAAGCGTGTGGGAGGGATACGGATTGGCGCACATCAGATGGTCAGCCATACGATCATGATGGGAGAAAAGCCTAACCTGGTTGGACTCCTGGCAAGACCGCAAGAATCAAAGCCTGAGTTCTTGAAGACCACTGGACCACGGGAGGAATAGCTCTGGGATATCTCAGGATGAACTGAGCAAAGCTCTAACACACCCTGATCCTGCCTTGAAGGCTGGGGCCTGTGTCTGAACCTGAGAAAGGCCTAATCCACCTCAGCTGGTGGCCAGTCTGTCCTGGCTAATGATCTGGCTCAGAGGAGGGTTCTGGCAATGAATCCCTGGCTCATGCTGATGGGGGAAGTGGTGGGAAGGAGGGCGCAGTGAAAACCCATGACCCAGAAAGCAACAATTTCCTGGATCAGGTGGGAGTGGTGCTTCACCGTCCTCGTTCACCGGAGAACATCGGGGCCTCGGCCAGAGCCATGTGGAACATGGGCCTGTCCAGGCTTCTGTTGGTGGGGCCTCTGAGGTGGGACAAGGCGGCCATGGAGAGAATGGCAACAAGGGAGGCCGCACACCTGATAAGCGGAATTCAGATCTATGACTCCCTGGAGGCAGCCCTGGGCTCTTTTCATGTGGTGGTGGGAACAACGGCCAGGCAAGGGGCGGTGAGAGGGCCTCTGTGGAGTCCATGGAAAGCCGCAGAGCGTATCGTGGCCTTGGGACCTCAGGATAAGGTGGCAGTGGTTTTTGGGCCTGAAGACAGGGGGCTTTCCAACGAGGAGTTGAAGCTTTGTCACATGGTGGTGCGTATACCCACGGCCGGCTTTGCTTCCCTGAACTTGGCGCAGGCCGTATTGGTAATCTGCTATGAGATTCATAAGGCTTTCTTGCACAAGAGGGAGACTCCTGTTAAGCCCAGGGAGCGTCTGGCAACTGTATCGGAACTGGAAGGCATGTACAGCCATCTGGAAGAGACCCTCCTGAAACTCTGTGTTATCCCAAAAAGCAATCCCCGATTGGGCATGATGAAGGTCCGCAAGTTCTTCTCCAGGGTCGGGCTGAGGCCCTATGAGGTAAAGATGATCCGAGGTCTTTGCAGGCAGATAGAGTGGTACGCCAAACAGCAAGCCAAGAAAGCGCTGGAAGGGCTCTGTACAAATCAAGTCTCGGGCCCAGATGGTCTGACACCGCCCCGGGACAACAGTTAGTTGTAACCAGGCCAGCTCCTAGGGGAGGCCTGAGAGGATTTCCTGGCTTGAGGGCAGATGGCCTGTGTTGGAAGGTGAGTCATGGAGGAAAAAAGAAAAGAGCAGGAGGCCTTTGGGATTCTGGAGGGCTTTTTTTGTCCCAAGAGCGTGGCTGTGATAGGGGCCAGTCCATCTCCCCACAAGGGGGGCCATGCTCTGGTTGCCAATCTCATGGATTATTGTGGGGAGAAACTATATCCCGTCAACCCTAATTACCAAGAGGTCTTGGGAAGACCTTGCTACGGCTCTGTGGAAGAGCTACCTGAGACGGTAGATCTGGCCATCGTGTTTGTGCCGGCCAAGGATGTGCCCCGAGTGATAGCACAGTGTGGGAGAAAGGGTATCACGAGGGTGATGATTCAAAGCGCAGGATTTGCGGAAACAGGAAAGCAGGGTCGGATGCTTCAGGAAAGGTCTCTGGCAGAGGCCCGTGGTGCAGGCATCCGGATCTGGGGGCCCAACTGCATGGGGCTTATCAACGGTCATACCCGCATGGTGGCCTCCTTCATGAGGCCCCATGTGTGGAAAGACATCTTGAGACCTGGGGATGTCTCTGTGGTGGTGCAAAGCGGTATGGCCTCTGCAGGATTTCTGATGCAGGTCATCAGTGAGGGCTATTTCGGGCTCAGCAAGGCCTGCTCCATAGGAAACCGCTGCGACATAAACGAATGCGACCTCCTGGAGTATTTTGCCCAGGATCCTCAAACCCAAGTGGTGGCAATGTATCTGGAATCCGTTTCAGAGCCGTCCAGATTCAGAAGGGCCATTGAGAACCTGGGGAAACCCGTTGTGCTCTTAAGAGGTGGACTCAGCCGGGGAGGTGCCAGGGCTGCCCAGAGTCATACGGGTACATTGGCCGGAGATGCGAAGGTGGCAGAGGGTTTCTTCAGACAATTAAAGATCCAGAGGGCTTACGACTTCCTGGAATTGATGGATCTGACCAAGGCTCTTTCTGTGTGGAAGGGCAAGAAGGGAGGCAGGCGGATTGCAGTGGTGACATTTAGCGGAGCGGCCGGAATCGTGGCTTCAGACCACCTGGAAAGCCGGGCAATGGCCTTGGCCCAGCTTTCCTCCAGCACCTGCGCAAAACTCAAAGAGGTCTTTCCCCCCTGGATGGAACCTTCTAATCCCGTGGACATATGGCCTGCCATAGAAAGAAGCGGTAGGGAGAAAGCCTACCTGTGGACTTTGCATGCACTGGTGAATGACCCGGGGGTCGAAGCCATACACGTGCACATGTACGTGGATGGGGCACTGGTGGAGGGCTCATGGAAGCTACTAGAACCGCTTGCTTCATGGCCGGGAAGATCAGCCCTTTGGCTCATAGGGGACACCAGATGTTTTATACAGGTGAGGCAAAAGGTGGAGGCCATGGGTATTCCTGTCTTCGGAGAGATTCAAAGGGGCATAAGGGCCCTGGCATTGAGCCTGGAGGAATAACGGGTGTATTAATGATTGGCAATAAACAATCAGGCAGGGTGGCTTTGAGATCTCCTGCCATAACAAGCCTTACAACCAAAGAGTTTTCTTTTTCCATTTGGGATCCAGCCGGAATCAGAAGCCGAAAATGGCTTCATGTGAGGGAACTTCGAAAATGCAGGCCCCAAGATAGCTGATCCTGGGGTAAGATCCCAGTAACAAAGGCATGCCACAAGATCAGCCACAAAAAAATGGCTTGAGCTAAAGTGGCCTAGTAGGATACCTTTGAAGCAGTCAAAAAAAGGGGCTGAAATGAGAACTTCACTAGTCAGGTGTTTATTTGCCTTGGCGTTGATATTTTTGATGGCCAGCGCTCCTAGCGCTTTGGCCCAAGACCCAGAGAAATTCCGCCAGAGACTGGAGAAGAATCTGTCCAAGAAGACAGTGCCGCTCTTTGAAGAATCAGCCAAAGCTCTTTGTGTTTGTCACGATGCAGCTATGGAAGGGCATGTGGGGGTGCTTCAGTACGACTTCCAAGGCGGCGGGAGCGCCTCTTTTTACAAGGTCTACTGCATGGTGATCACCGGGTATCCAGCCTCCCCACCCTGGACCGGGATCGGCTCTTCGAATTGTAATGTCTGGAGTGCGATCCCTGGGCGCTAGTGCACATTTTCGAAAGAACCCATATGCTGATCCCTCGGGGGCGTGGCTTTTTGCTTTGGGCGGTAGGATTGCCTGCCTCGGCTGAAGGTCCAAGCCAGGAGTCCTCAGAGAGACAGACCCCTTTCTATGGATTCGCGTACCTGCGGGTCGGGTTTGAAACCCAGCTCTTCGGCCCTTTGCAGGTGATCCATGGCCTCCTGATTCCTCTGCAGCTTGTGGAGGGCTATGGCCAGATGGTGGTGCACCAAGGCTGATTCAGGGTTTATCTCCAGGGCAGCCCTGGCATAAACAATGGCCTGCTCCCACATCCCTTTCTGCAGGAAGGAGAATGCCAGGTTGCAAAGGGCCTGAAAAGAGTGGGGGGAGATCTCCAGGGCCTTTTGGTTAGCCTCGATACATTGATCCAGATTCCCCTGCCGGAAGTAAATTCCTCCCATGTTGATCAAGGCCTCCACCATGGTGGGCCGTAGTTGCAGGGATTTCTGGAATTCGGCCAGGGCCTCCTCCATCTGATTGTTTTGCAAATATGCCAGGCCCAGATTGTAGTGGGCCTCCACCGAGTTGGGATAGAAACGCAAGTATTCCAAATGCCTGCGTATGAGATCCGTTTGGGGCTGGTCTGTGCTGCTCATTGTACCTCCAAGTGTAGGCAAGTGGGCTTGTAGAAGTTATAATAAGATAAAATGCCACAAAGACCTAGGCCAGGACAAACAGGCCTTTGGGACGATTGAGTTGAATCGCTTTTCTGTTATAAAGACTCCCCTGTGCCCCTTTTGCAATAAAGAGCTGCCCAGATGCTTTCCGGGAGGCATAGGACAGGCCAGTCAGTTCGAGGGCGGGGTCTGCCACTGTGGGGCTGTCTTTGGGTCTGATCCCAGGGGGAACAACCTGGGAGCCCTTCTCATGGATGTGCTTCTTTTTGCCTGTGGTGGAAACTGGGAGAGATTCATGGAGCTTCGCCAGGGGGAGGATTACACAGAGGTGTGGCTGTATGGTTACAATGAAAGGCTTCATCACCTGGTGCCCAATACACAGGGGCCCCGCAGGGGAGTGGGGACTCTTTTCCTGGTAAAGATGGTGCAGGGGGCCAAGGAGATAGCAGGCCATTGACAGGTTTGACTCCCTTTGTATATTCTACCCCGGATTATTTGCCGAGGAATTCTAATTCCCTGCCGGGCCGGGAGTCAGAGGTTTGAAAGCAGTAGACTGGTTTTTGTATGAGTATTGAGGGAGGAGGTTTTTGTTCCATGGAGAAGGTCGGCGCAGTGTTGGTGGCGGGCGGTGGTATCGCTGGCGTGCAGGCGGCGCTGGATCTGGCAGATTCTGGGTACTACGTGTACCTGGTAGAGCAATCGGCAGCCATAGGTGGGGTAATGTCGCAACTGGATAAGACCTTTCCCACAAATGACTGCTCCATGTGTATTCTCTCGCCCAAGCTTGTGGAGTGCGGAAGGCACTTGAACATCCAGATCCTGACCTTGAGCGAAGTAGAAGAGGTCAAGGGTGAAGAGGGTAACTTCGAGGTCACAGTGCTCAAGCACCCTAGATATGTGGACGAGAGCAAGTGTGTGGCCTGCGGCATCTGTGCCCAGAAGTGCCCCAGGAAGGTGGACAATCCCTTTGACGAGGGACTGGGCCAAAGAAAAGCCATCTACGTGCTGTATCCTCAGGCTGTGCCCCTAAAGTACGCCATTGACCGGGCTCACTGCATTTACTTTGAGAAGGGCAAGTGTAGGGCTTGTGAGAAGTTCTGTGAAAACAAGGCCATAGATTTCGAGCAAAAAGAGCAGAGGCTGACACTGAGGGTGGGCTCGGTGATCTTGGCCCCGGGCTTCGAGATCTTCGACGCAGATCTCATCTCACACTACGGTTACTCCCGTTTCCCCAATGTGGTCACGGCAAAGGAGTTCGAGAGGATTCTTAGCGCTTCCGGGCCGTACCAGGGGCACCTGGTGAGGCCTTCAGACCAGAAGGAACCCAAGAGGATAGCCTGGGTTCAGTGCGTGGGATCCAGAAACATTAATCAGTGTGACCATAGCTATTGCTCAGCGGTTTGCTGCATGTATGCCATAAAGGAGGCTGTCATTGCCAAAGAGCACAGCCACCATCCCTTGGACACTGCTATTTTCTTCATGGACATGAGGACCTATGGGAAGGGTTTTGAACGCTACTACAACAGGGCCCAGGAGGAGATGGGGGTCAGATTCATCCGCTCCAGGGTGCACACCATAATAGAGGAGCCCGAGACCAAGGATCTTCTCATCAGGTACATAGGGGAGGATGGAAAGGTCACCGAGGAGCTCTTCGACATGGTGGTTCTCTCCGTGGGACTTCAGACCTCCCAGGAGTTGGTGGAAAAGGCCCAAAAGTTGGGTATAAAGCTCAATGAGCACCGTTTTTGCGCCACCAGCAGCTTTCAACCCGTGGCCACCTCCAGGGCAGGAGTATATGTTTGCGGGGCTTTCCAGGGGCCCAAAGACATCCCCCAGGCAGTGATGGAGGCAAGTGCAGCTGCGGCCAGCGCTGCCTCGGCACTTTCAGAGGTGAGAGGCACCCTGGTCAAAGAAAAAACCTATCCAGAAGAAAGAACTGTTGTAGGAGAACCTCCTCGCATCGGGGTCTTTGTGTGCAATTGCGGCATAAACATAGGCTCTGTGGTGAGTGTGCCAGAAGTGGCGGAATTTGCAGCCACCTTACCCTATGTGGTGCATGTGGACCAGAATCTGTTTTCCTGCTCCCAGGACACCCAGGACCGAATGAAGGCCATCATTCAGGAGAAGAAGTTGAACCGTGTTGTGGTGGCCTCCTGCAGTCCCCGCACCCATGAGCCCCTTTTCCAGGAAACCTGCCAGGAAGCCGGCATCAACAAGTATCTCTTTGAAATGGCAAACATAAGGGATCAGTGCTCCTGGGTGCACCAGAGCTCCCCCAAGGAGGCAACTGAAAAGGCCAAGGACCTGGTGCGGATGGCTGTGGCCAAGGCTGCCATGTTGGAACCTCTCAAGGAGGTAGAGTTGGGTCTTACTCAGTCGGCCTTGGTGGTGGGAGG
Protein-coding regions in this window:
- a CDS encoding (Fe-S)-binding protein codes for the protein MLKTKPQELLNIDYKPPKTGWMKTPVDFRPGTWCYSALPKNLRVLGLPNPRDWQPSDEDWKLPPNWKETIIRGFKERLDRFRSFKLFLDICVRCGACADKCHFYIGSGDPKNMPVLRAELIRSVYRRYFTAAGKILGELCGARDLTEDVLKEWFYYFYQCTECRRCSVFCPYGIDQAEITMMGRELLNLVGCNINWILEPAANCYRTGNHLGIQPHTFKDMIEFFLDDIENITGIRIEPSFNRKGAEILFVTPSGDVFADPGTYTLMGYLMLFHEIGLDYTWSTYASEGGNFGLFSSHEIMKRLNAKMYAEAKRLGVKWILGGECGHMWRVIHQYMNTMNGPADFLEEPVSPITGTKFENAKATKMVHIVEFTADLIRNKKLKLDPSRNDHLRVTFHDSCNPARAMGFFEEPRYVLKNVCNNFFEMPEETIREKTFCCGGGAGLGTDENLEMRMRGGFPRANAVQYVHEKHGVNRLACICAIDRATLHSLMDYWVPEVQVTGIHELVGNALVMKGEKPRELDLRGEPLMGTEGGGDV
- the dsrJ gene encoding sulfate reduction electron transfer complex DsrMKJOP subunit DsrJ codes for the protein MYNAGKIIIGLVVFVALMTFPFWYNAGRAAVAPELVLPTKEKQCVESTSFMRAKHMELIDEWRHAVVREGQRIYVGLGGKKFDMSLQNTCMSCHNEKEKFCDRCHTYVAVSPNCWSCHLEPKEMK
- a CDS encoding 4Fe-4S dicluster domain-containing protein — protein: MERSRRSFLKIAGISVLGVGAKPLSQALAAAQGSKTGPDPRALPGKRWAMVVDLKKPCPDNCRDCFEACHKTHNVPSMPNPKDEVKWIWNESFPHAFPGQEHDFLDEALKKHPVIVLCNHCDNPPCVRVCPTKATFKREDGIVMMDYHRCIGCRFCMAGCPFGARSLNWRDPRPFIKELNKEFPTRTRGVVEKCNFCEERLAKGQKPACVEACKEKVLFFGDLEDAGSEIRRLLKVRTAIRRKPQLGTMPQVYYLV
- the nrfD gene encoding NrfD/PsrC family molybdoenzyme membrane anchor subunit — its product is MLEKALVGSRKYYGWVSILLLFMGVGFICYLLQLSEGLGITGMSRDVSWGLYIAQFTFLVGVAASAVMLVLPYYLHHYKTFGKITILGEFLAVSAVTMCLTFIIVDLGQPARAFNVLLYPTPNSILFWDMVVLNGYLFLNILVGWTVLSAEKKGLAPPSWVKPFIYISIPWAISIHTVTAFIYAGLPGRGFWLTAIMAPRFLSSAFASGPALLILFCLIIRRLTKFDPGREAIQTLAKIVTYAMLVSIFFVLMELFTAFYSKIPEHMHHFQYLFVGLHGHTTLVPWWWAFMIMAVVAAYLLVNPRTRSDERLLAVACAMVFISLWIEKGLGLVVTGFIPNPMDKVFEYSPTWPEVFITLGVWAMGFLILTVLYKIAISIKEEKGV
- a CDS encoding universal stress protein; the protein is MKEIKKILWPTDLSENSALALPLVTSLSQKYGAQIHLIFVAEDIDQVVNFYGQDHPGPVKEFKEWVMRKATKRMEEICQAELGGCPYYQKRILVGDPAQEILKYVEQEGIDLVVMATHGHGASTHEHRPGQAVFGSVSEEVVKNSPVPVLTVTPPRKG
- a CDS encoding 4Fe-4S binding protein yields the protein MPYRVTVNKETCDGDGECVEICPVDVYELDANGKAEPVNMDECIGCESCIEVCPTDSITVEEI
- a CDS encoding RNA methyltransferase gives rise to the protein MKTHDPESNNFLDQVGVVLHRPRSPENIGASARAMWNMGLSRLLLVGPLRWDKAAMERMATREAAHLISGIQIYDSLEAALGSFHVVVGTTARQGAVRGPLWSPWKAAERIVALGPQDKVAVVFGPEDRGLSNEELKLCHMVVRIPTAGFASLNLAQAVLVICYEIHKAFLHKRETPVKPRERLATVSELEGMYSHLEETLLKLCVIPKSNPRLGMMKVRKFFSRVGLRPYEVKMIRGLCRQIEWYAKQQAKKALEGLCTNQVSGPDGLTPPRDNS
- a CDS encoding CoA-binding protein; this translates as MEEKRKEQEAFGILEGFFCPKSVAVIGASPSPHKGGHALVANLMDYCGEKLYPVNPNYQEVLGRPCYGSVEELPETVDLAIVFVPAKDVPRVIAQCGRKGITRVMIQSAGFAETGKQGRMLQERSLAEARGAGIRIWGPNCMGLINGHTRMVASFMRPHVWKDILRPGDVSVVVQSGMASAGFLMQVISEGYFGLSKACSIGNRCDINECDLLEYFAQDPQTQVVAMYLESVSEPSRFRRAIENLGKPVVLLRGGLSRGGARAAQSHTGTLAGDAKVAEGFFRQLKIQRAYDFLELMDLTKALSVWKGKKGGRRIAVVTFSGAAGIVASDHLESRAMALAQLSSSTCAKLKEVFPPWMEPSNPVDIWPAIERSGREKAYLWTLHALVNDPGVEAIHVHMYVDGALVEGSWKLLEPLASWPGRSALWLIGDTRCFIQVRQKVEAMGIPVFGEIQRGIRALALSLEE
- a CDS encoding tetratricopeptide repeat protein — its product is MSSTDQPQTDLIRRHLEYLRFYPNSVEAHYNLGLAYLQNNQMEEALAEFQKSLQLRPTMVEALINMGGIYFRQGNLDQCIEANQKALEISPHSFQALCNLAFSFLQKGMWEQAIVYARAALEINPESALVHHHLAIALHKLQRNQEAMDHLQRAEELGFKPDPQVRESIERGLSL
- a CDS encoding FAD-dependent oxidoreductase produces the protein MEKVGAVLVAGGGIAGVQAALDLADSGYYVYLVEQSAAIGGVMSQLDKTFPTNDCSMCILSPKLVECGRHLNIQILTLSEVEEVKGEEGNFEVTVLKHPRYVDESKCVACGICAQKCPRKVDNPFDEGLGQRKAIYVLYPQAVPLKYAIDRAHCIYFEKGKCRACEKFCENKAIDFEQKEQRLTLRVGSVILAPGFEIFDADLISHYGYSRFPNVVTAKEFERILSASGPYQGHLVRPSDQKEPKRIAWVQCVGSRNINQCDHSYCSAVCCMYAIKEAVIAKEHSHHPLDTAIFFMDMRTYGKGFERYYNRAQEEMGVRFIRSRVHTIIEEPETKDLLIRYIGEDGKVTEELFDMVVLSVGLQTSQELVEKAQKLGIKLNEHRFCATSSFQPVATSRAGVYVCGAFQGPKDIPQAVMEASAAAASAASALSEVRGTLVKEKTYPEERTVVGEPPRIGVFVCNCGINIGSVVSVPEVAEFAATLPYVVHVDQNLFSCSQDTQDRMKAIIQEKKLNRVVVASCSPRTHEPLFQETCQEAGINKYLFEMANIRDQCSWVHQSSPKEATEKAKDLVRMAVAKAAMLEPLKEVELGLTQSALVVGGGVAGMVAARELSAQGFQVTLVEKEGVLGGNALNIRHTWRGEDSQAFLKKLIEEVQEDPRINVYLNTQVTGVEGFMGNFTSTLRVGGNGSGEAVEVRHGAVVIATGARESKPTEYMYGEDPRVLTAQEFDRLWAQGDPRVKKAKSIAFIQCVGSREPHRPYCSKVCCTHTCQSAVRLKQEDPERDVMVFYRDVRTYGFNEDHYKAAREQGVLFFRFDVENKPKVVRTSSGALELKGMDHVLGLPVSLEPDLVILAAAIEPNENQGLAQLYKVPLNDDGFFLEAHMKLRPVDFATDGVFLAGLAHYPKPLDESIAQAKAAAARAVTVLATQKMQVGGKVAYADPKKCTGCGVCELVCAYKAVSLKPDTLSSEVNEALCKGCGTCVSSCRSGALSLKGFNDPQIFAMIDALSA